Part of the Nicotiana tabacum cultivar K326 chromosome 20, ASM71507v2, whole genome shotgun sequence genome, TCTACCTTGGAGCAGCAAAACGAGTAAGCTACAAGTTCGAATCTAGATATATGCTTAAATCCAATCCATTTTCACCTTAGAGCAACCAAAACGAGTTCTATACAGTGCATAAAAGGGGACATTGGCTTATGGTAATGTGTTCTTAAAGTACTATTGAGGCAATAAAGCAGATTGCATGCTAGAAAATTCTAAGTTTATTGAGAAATCAAGCTAATAAATTGCATATAATCAACATAAAAACCCCAAATCAACCAAAAAACTCCAAATAAATAGAGAAACCTGAAATCCAACAGAGAATACccaaaataacacaaaaataaagTGAAAACCCATATGTAatttacaaaatacaaaaatacctgGTTACACAAAATCGGAATTGGAGAAGATGAAAGACAAATTGCAAATAAACTGAAGAAGAACACCGTGAAATTTCTAGCCAAAAATCCACACTAGGACTGAAGAACACCGGTAACAAACTCTGTTGAAAAACACAAACAGTGGCATTAGTAAAAAGACATTGTCGTATCTCCTTGAGAAGGCATTTGTCTGCAGAGGTCGATTCACAGTCCAATTTGGTGAGAGAGAGAGGCAGTCGCTTGGAGACTATAGAGAGAGAGTGAGAAAACAAGGTCTTGGTCTAAAGATTTTGGGCCTAAAAGGTATTGGCGGAGAAAAAAATGAGGGAAAACGAAAATATAGTAGGAAAAATTAGAAGCTTGGCGCTCTTTTGCTTTTAATGCAGCAGATCCCCAAATTATAGTTAACTAGTAAATTTATTTGCGCTTCGCGCgatcataaaaaatataaataataatttgtCAATATTcgaatattaaaaatattttagtattCATATCCGAAAAGATTAGATTTGTCCATTTTATTATGAATACTCGAATTTATATTGTTACTCTTAATTGAACTTCTTCCAAACATGTAGAAGATATCAAACCAAATATACAATGCAAGGAAAAGgcatatgaaaaaaaaaacaaatttaaataaGAGAATCACATTCCTTTTGTAGCTTTTATCAATAATAGTAATAACGTTTGTAGACTTGCAAATAATTACTGGGCTGGCCATATTAAAACTATCCAAGAAACGAACTTTATGCTGAAAAACATATTAAAGAATATGAAAAGTTAATACACATTATTCATGTAAATTACATAATAAAAACAAACAGTTAAGAAAATGACGGAAGTATATTTTCTCAAAAAATTCACCCGGAGAAGTTAAGACATACTCACCTACATTGGATAAAGACCAAGAATGGACATGTATGAACGGAGAAAAACTCCAGAAGACCAAAAAATAAGATTTGCATAGCTTATTATCTTCTAACTCAAAAATATGGATGAACCAACAAAAGTCCCAAGATTTTGACTTTTAAATCGAGATCAATAGTTCCTGTTCTAACGGTGTTGCCTTTACCGGCCCTAATTTGAGCTTTTTCCCAGCCTTTTTCCCTGTGGTTTCCTTGTTTGATACTTTAATCCAGTCATGGGAACATAAGTACGAATACAAAAGATAAGCACCAGaaaacaaaaaagcaaaaaaagttAAATCTGATTAAATTTCATACACCCACAAAATAGCAAACACCATAATACACAAAAGGAGACACAAATCTCAACTAATTTGAAATACTCACAACTATACAAAAATGCATTTTTTTTCCTAGGAGATCACGTCATAAAATGCAAAAGCAAGAGTATATCTGATTAGATTTCATATATCCAATATTGGTTGTATTAATGCAAGTACATGTAGCAATTTCAGCGTGAAgagaaattaaaacaaaaatttaattaGGGTAGGATGTTCACCTTTTATGGCAGTAAAAGATCAAAGCTTTGGTTTCGTAATGTGTAGGGAACCAATTACTAATGTGAATAGTTTTTCACTCTAGAAGAAAAAACTTAATCTCAAACACCTCCATATTTATTATAAACCTGGAGGAAAATCTAATGTATGTAAAAGAAAATATAGTGACAAAACCCGTGATTAAAAAAACTGCAGTatagcaaaaaaaaaacaaaatatagatccaaaataaaaatattaaaaggggAAAAAGTTAACAAATACCTTTTCCCTATGGAAGAAGGATTATCATAAATTGGTAGAAATCGAATTCTATAATAGCCTTCCTTCCAGTCCTGCAACTCTATACTCTACTATTTTTATCGCTGACACTGCATCCAAAACTCAGAATTCAAACTCAAaatgttagttttttttttaatttgctttgagggaaaaaaaaaataagaagggCATGTAGGAACTTACTGATTTGCAAAAGGACAATGGAATGAAGTTACAAACCCATATTTGGTGGTTCACCCTGTGATGATCATGAGATGTTGAATGAAGTTTAATTTGAGTAAGAGTCGCGTTTGACGACGAATCAGATTTAGGTATTTTTTTCCGGATTGTAATCGTGTGAACAGGTGCAATTATGTACATAATTAATGAGATGACGTTTGGAATTTTAAAATATGCATTATAattaaaaagagagagaaaaagccAAAAAAATTGAGATAAAAGATAAATAGTAATTCTGGCCTAAGAGAATGCCACATAACCTCTCTTATGCccttcaattatatatatatagattactAATTGATTGTGTCAGTTAGAGATAAAGTCCCACAATTTGATACAATTTGCGGCAGTTATCGGTGATCGCCGCTAATTAACTGTCGCAATTTGACTGTTTTTTTGTAGTgaaaaatccttggtatggagcGCTTCCCCCCGAATGGGGCCCTATGCGGTgcgaatccggatatagtcgggctccaatgcgGATACCGAACACCGGATGGAAAACCAAAAAAACTTCTAGTAAAATTTCACATTTATTGACATAAAAAATTCTTATACTATCTCCAAGCTTAGATATGTATGAGACAATGATATTTCGTAAagcaaaataatgatatgatatcTACTGAGAGATCTACTTGGTGGTAGCTTTACACCACTAATGACATTGTTTATTCACCTCTTTGCTCAAATGATAACAGCCTACGCACAACCTTAGTGTATTTTTCCCAGTGTACCACTATGAATGATTAAATAGTGGAGGTGTTGAGATTGAATTAGAGAGGATCATAGTAATTTtttccttcccccccccccccaaatcccTACACTGATTGTCTTTATAAATATACATGTAACATCTCTACACTTCTCAAGCTAAGCAAAAAGCTGTTGTTACAATCCCTCTAAAGGTTCCCTTTCACTTTCTCATCCCCTGTCATATATCccaagaaaattgaaaaataatcagaaaaaaaaaaagaaatgcgAACTGTGAGTACCTTCAATGCTTCTTCACCAGTTTCACCGCCGGCGGTCATTCAAAGATCGCCGTGGCATTCTCCGGCACCATACCTCTTTGCCGGCGTAGCAGCCATGCTACTGTTGATAACTTTTGCTCTTGTAATCTTAGCTTGTTCTTACTGGAAAAACTCCTCCGGCTACCCAAGAGAAAATGGTACTGATGATGATCAGTCTCAAAGTGATATTGAAGCCGGCGCCGGCGAGAAATCTGCCGCCGATATGTTAAAGGTTTTGCCGGTTTTTGAAGAGAAAATTGTAGTGATAATGGCTGGAGATTTAAACCCAACTTTCTTGGCAACGCCTGTATCAAGCAGAGGTAATTCTTTTGGTAGTGGGGATAAATGTGAGCAGAATTTAGAAAAGGAGAGTGCAGAATTAGCTGATGAGAAGCTGAAAGAACAAACTATCACAACGGAAGTTAGGGATCAAGCCCATGACGAATCCCAAGACAGCCATAGACAAAGCCACTGAGCTCAAAACAGAGGCTTTTCCTCCTTCatccccctcttttttttttttaaatgattttacattttggtttatttttcaattttgacATCCGGGAAATTGTATTTTTGGCTGAGATAAGAAAGAGTGAGAGACATTCTCAGTTTTCAGTAATCCGTATTTTTGGAATTTATTGGAATTGTTAGAGTTTTCCACATTTGATTGAGCAAATGACCTTGTCTTACTATATATCATATTGGACATCATTAAACTCATGAACAAATTTTTTAAATTGAGTTAGATCTATGATTCATTCTTTTTGAAGTAGACTCATCTCTATTTTTTATTTACTCGATATTACATCATTATATTATGTTGTTTACGTTTCACATATTTACTTCAAAATGAGCAAATATTAAGAGTTTCACACATTAGTTGAAGAATTAGGTCTTGGCAATTTATTTATCGCAAGCTAGTTTTGGGGTTGAGCTACCTAATGTTTATCTCCGGAAATAGAAGCAGATTGACAAAATTGAATAATACATcttgcaaaaaaataaaatgaatttaaattaatttctagATGAATTCAGAGGATAATTTAATTACTCTAAGAAATAATAAAATTACCACTTCAAATGCATACTATACATGCTCACTCTTCTAATGTATTTTATTTCTAATATTCTTCAAGTGTTTAAATGTTTATCTGGATTATTTTCTCACTTTAATAATTAAGTACAACTCTTATAATTTTTGGACCAGCGGAGTGTTataggttttgaaaatattttttgaagaaaattattttgtgCGAAAAAAATAATATGTGGTTGcacattaaattatttttaaagcttTTGTGAGTGGACGAATTAGTTTCTTAGGGCATCTCCAAGGCTAGCACCATTTTTTGCACCAAATTTCACACCAAAATGGTGTAACACCAAATTTACTCCACCATTATACCATTTTTTACACCAaatcttctctctcttctatattatattattattttctatttacttttcattttttatttccttcaaactaatactatcttttttcttttttccatattcattatatataattcacattcaccacttatataatcatttattacaaaattattttaaaggataaattaactaaaagtgaaatcattgataaaagataattaaataaatattacatcATAGTCAAATTTAATTTAAGTACCACATAAATATTTAACTTTCGCCTCTATTCTCCCATAAATGCTCGattaatgcattacgaagtgTGAAATACGCATCTTTATCCTTAATTGTTTTGTGTCGAGCTAAAAATTGTTCAAATCGGTGATCTTCATCTACTACCATTTCTACCGTAGTAGCTGGACATTCACGTGCATCTTCAATTGGTGCATTAAGATCACGCTCGTCCTCAATTATCATGTTGTGCAGTATAATACATGTGGTCATTATATCATGTAGGACCTCTCTTCTCCAAAAACGTGGCGGACCTGCAACAATTGCAAAACGCGATTGCAAAACTCCGAATGCACGTTCAATATCTTTTCGACATGATTCTTGTTTCATTGCAAAATATCTCTTATTTGCTGAACGTGGCTCCCGAAAAGTTTACACAATAGTAGACCATTTTGGATATATACCGTCAGCTAAATAATAACCGATGTCATATTCTTTTCCTTGAATAACATAATGCGCTGGAGGAGCAATACCATTAGCGAGATTGGAGAATAAATGTGATGATTCTAAAACATTAATATCATTGTTGGTGCCGGGCATACCAAAATATGCATCCCATATTCAAAGGTCGTAATCAGCTACAACTTCAAGAATAATTGTTGGGGATCCACTACGACCTACAttgttaattttctttttaaattttagttttcacttttcaattttagcaacattagatatcttacatttgcattttttatttttaaataatggttatatttctttttatacaattataataataataaaattaacttataattttatataaatataatatatacaaaaattaatatatcaaaaaataggatataaaattaaaattataaagatcttaatataaaaattaattatatacacaatatatgataaattaaaagttcacaaaataaaaagattgaataaaataatattaaaccaAATTTAGAGTGATGAATAGTGTTGCACCAAATTTGGTGCAACACTATTCATACTCTATAATAGTGCAAGAATTAGTGTTGCATTGGAGCAAAAAAAACATTATTTCTTGCAACAAATTTGCATTTGGTGCAAGAAATAGAGTAGCCTTGGAGATGGTCTCAGTGAAAGAAACCCagtaaaatattttccaatgaaAAACACTCTCAGACCTCTTCTTAATTTAAAGTATTAAtatattgatttatgttttggggaatatttttaaaaagaactTATGCTAATATGTTTCTGGTGAAGTTTTTCCAAAACTTAAATCTTTTCAGAAACAATTGCGCAACATTTTTAGATTAAAAAGAAAGATAtcaattttattatattatctagaTTAcctttattaatttagcaaattgTAATATACTGCATTTTAATCATCCATCATAGAGAAGAATAAAGTGAAGAGAAGTGATTAGGAGTCTATATTCGATTTAATGTGGGTTTTAGTTTCGTTTGGCCcataagaaaaagaaagatggtgGGAACCATAATGATTAATTGGAAAAAGAACAATAAAACTAAAATAGTTGGAGTGATGTTAGTAGTGGCGCAAACAATATCCTTTTTTCCTAGGTCATAAGCTGATGCTTGTTTTTATAAGAAAACTAGTGAAACTATTCGCGTTTTGCGCGGTAATAAAAAGTATCAGTAAATCATACTTTATTCCAGGTATATTGTtaagataatttaaataactaAAAATATTATAACCCCCAAAAGAGTAAGATATATGTAAAATTACGATTTTTTATTGCTTAAGGAAGGACAATACAAGATGATGTGGCATCTCTATTTTCCCTACAAGCTCAATTACCTTTTTGTCAATTTTTTGGACTATatatattgtttgaattgtacaataataagtaaaatatacaaaagttTGTATCTCTAAAACCTCCCGTTGGTGATGCCGGAGGTGACATCTGTGgccaatatttttttttatattcattGATGTGTCTCAAGGTTGCTTGTTCTTTCTCAAATATTTAGAcctcttttttgaattttaatgTGTATTATCAAGCACAAAACTTTCATAATCTACGATGCACTTGCATGCAAGTAATACTATTGATGGCTAATGAAAGGTGCCAACACAATCTCTTTTTCGATCagtatacatacatacatacatacatacatacatacatatatatatatatatctatatatatatataatcgtgATAACAAATGGGTAACCACAGCTAAACCATAGCTCAAAAAATATACATTGTGCAAAAAAACAGAAAGATGCCAATAGTATTAAGAGGAAGAATATCaatatactccctctgttccagtttatgtgaacctatttcctttttggtccgttccaaaagaatgaaccctttctaaatttggtaacaatttagcttaaagttacaactctactcttaatgagaagcttttataaccacacaaatactctggaccccatttggacttgtttaggaccacaaattccaaaagtcttcatttttttcttaaactccgtgctcagtcaaacaggttcacataaattggaacagatgGAGTACGAGATTAAGGTTTCTTTATACAAAGGACTTAGAGCGCATAAGCCAAGAGGAGAGCAAAAGCAATTCTCAGGAGAATTTGATTCTGAAAAAACTAACAATCGAGGAGATAAGGAAAGAAGTAATGTAAGAAACAAGACAATGGTATCACGAACCTTCACTTCATGAACAATAATATTGAGATTGAGGTAATTTCTCTTAAACATATATTActgaatgagaaaaataaaagggATAAGTTTGAGATTTACGGTACTATCTTCTCCACCAAATACAATCCCATGGCCATCAAACGCGAACCTGACATATTAACACCTTGCTATAATAGGCATAAATTTTttgtgacaaaattaaagagagAATAATTCTGATGGAcacaaacttcatattttctcgGCAAAGAACTACTATATACATAGCACATACCATATCACATTGAATTGTTAGCCTTCAAATAAAAATTTCATAAACAATGAATGAATTTGAACTGAATAAAATATTCTTACCTTTGTCATGGCAAATGCGTGTAAGAAATATCATTACAAGAACTGAAAGGAGAAATATGGGGTGGTGCTTGACTGCTTTCTCACATTGTCATCTCGTCAGTGTTAAAGAAGCCagcaaaaaaaaaatctgaagCTGATTATGATGATTTCGTCTTAACTAATGCAAAGCCACATGAAAAGAAGGATTAAAGATAACTGTAATCCCCTGCAAATTTGAAGAgggggaaaaaagagaaaagtacTGACATTCGTTTGTTGGTTTAAATTTTAGATTTACACTTTTGAAGACAATGTTTTAGA contains:
- the LOC142174751 gene encoding protein GLUTAMINE DUMPER 2-like, giving the protein MRTVSTFNASSPVSPPAVIQRSPWHSPAPYLFAGVAAMLLLITFALVILACSYWKNSSGYPRENGTDDDQSQSDIEAGAGEKSAADMLKVLPVFEEKIVVIMAGDLNPTFLATPVSSRGNSFGSGDKCEQNLEKESAELADEKLKEQTITTEVRDQAHDESQDSHRQSH